The following proteins are co-located in the Primulina tabacum isolate GXHZ01 chromosome 11, ASM2559414v2, whole genome shotgun sequence genome:
- the LOC142518175 gene encoding uncharacterized protein LOC142518175 isoform X2: protein MSKQEGGELRRCLTSLKLMEFLSIFCMFGSVSLYWCSFGPDDHRKGGIVRPSRTTYVSKNKSAGRPNTKRGCTCHFIVKRLIAEPSVALIIYNQDKHVDKKGSPCHGPQDKKAVGTRAMYAPYISDELRLRVLSLLHVGVSVETIMQRHNESVEKQGGPCNRDDLLTHRYVRRQERSIRRSTYELDEDDTVSTSMWVESHQSNVFFYQDFSDSDPLVLGIQTEWQLQQMIHFGSCRLLASHSNFGWNKLKYPIQSLVVFNSDNKAIPVAWIIAPRFSSSDTYRWMRALCNRVHAKDPTWKLAGFIVDDPLADTVAIREVFQCSILICFWHVRHAWHKNLVKRCLKMEMRAEIAKELGQAVNEICKGTSTANVFEAFMEDFVDAAEFMDYFKAIWYPRLGIWARALKALPLASQETCAAMEFYHNQLKLRLLNEKEQSVYKRADWLVNKLDTKVHSYFWLDEYSGKEDFARYWKDEWMSAPTAWRKSLSIPDAHIVMEGKCAKVVDDQDTVHRVLNPGSEYAICDCSWAKMGNLCEHIFKTMKLCRAMGSTTPSMSMYKYSQALINILHCPPFDSLVRDHAVSLAISVRMQLNAQIRPESSRDKGHTVDSSQIENGSTVKPQHTSSEAMDLDDNPNHPMITENDNDTGAQFGIFGDEVAVDSSSMRTLAPQLSSGDRSASSAPFSIVENGELQADTGADTTKKLSSTDIEFKSPGGQENFEKNHNASMVDVEPQPRNDPSLMVNPLDSHAELQIIGSKGGKGAEIFSTVAGVGGEREKSSTLLSKAVNSNTTSTERSADISENGVVDLPGTKLASSEV, encoded by the exons GGATCAGTTTCCTT GTACTGGTGCTCCTTTGGTCCAGATGATCATAGAAAAGGTGGTATTGTACGGCCTAGTAGGACCACTTATGTTTCAAAGAACAAATCAGCTGGTCGGCCAAATACGAAGAGGGGTTGCACATGCCATTTTATTGTGAAACGCTTAATTGCAGAGCCTTCAGTGGCACTTATTATATACAATCAAGATAAGCATGTGGATAAAAAAGGATCGCCATGCCATGGTCCACAGGATAAAAAAGCTGTTGGGACTCGTGCTATGTATGCTCCATACATATCAGATGAACTTCGCCTCCGTGTCTTGTCCCTTCTTCATGTTGGGGTCTCGGTAGAAACCATAATGCAGAGACACAATGAATCAGTTGAGAAACAAGGAGGTCCTTGTAATAGAGATGACCTTTTGACCCATCGCTATGTTCGCCGACAAGAGAGGAGTATCCGGAGATCCACTTATGAACTTGACGAAGACGACACTGTCAGCACTAGCATGTGGGTTGAGAGCCACCAAAGTAATGTTTTCTTTTATCAAGATTTCTCTGATTCAGATCCTTTGGTCCTGGGGATTCAAACAGAGTGGCAATTGCAACAAATGATTCATTTTGGAAGTTGCCGCCTATTGGCTTCACATTCAAATTTTGGTTGGAATAAGCTGAAG TATCCTATTCAAAGTCTTGTGGTGTTCAACTCAGACAACAAGGCTATACCAGTTGCTTGGATTATTGCTCCTAGATTTTCAAGCAGTGATACATATAGATGGATGCGGGCCCTATGCAATCGAGTTCATGCAAAAGATCCCACGTGGAAGTTGGCTGGGTTCATTGTGGATGATCCTTTGGCTGATACCGTAGCTATCAG GGAAGTGTTTCAATGCTCAATATTGATATGCTTTTGGCATGTTCGTCATGCATGGCATAAAAATTTGGTGAAGAGATGCTTAAAGATGGAGATGCGCGCTGAAATAGCAAAAGAGCTTGGACAGGCAGTTAATGAAATCTGCAAAGGGACCAGCACTGCTAATGttttcgaagctttcatggaaGATTTTGTTGATGCCGCAGAGTTTATGGACTATTTCAAGGCAATTTGGTATCCAAGGCTAG GTATTTGGGCACGTGCGCTTAAAGCTCTTCCTCTCGCAAGCCAAGAGACCTGTGCAGCAATGGAGTTCTATCACAACCAGTTGAAGCTTAGGTTATTAAATGAGAAAGAACAAAGTGTATACAAACGTGCTGATTGGCTTGTAAATAAGCTTGACACCAAAGTCCATTCTTACTTCTGGCTCGATGAGTATTCAGGGAAGGAGGATTTTGCAAGATATTGGAAGGATGAATGGATGAGTGCTCCAACAGCTTGGAGGAAATCATTAAGTATTCCAGATGCTCACATAGTCATGGAAGGTAAATGTGCTAAAGTTGTTGATGATCAAGATACAGTTCATAGAGTGTTGAACCCTGGTTCAGAGTATGCAATCTGTGATTGTAGTTGGGCAAAAATGGGAAACTTATGCGagcatattttcaaaacaatgAAATTATGTCGTGCCATGGGTTCCACCACTCCATCTATGAGTATGTACAAGTACAGCCAGGCCTTGATTAATATACTTCACTGTCCACCTTTTGATTCTTTGGTTCGTGACCATGCTGTTTCATTAGCAATATCCGTACGGATGCAGCTGAACGCACAAATTCGCCCAGAGAGCAGCCGGGACAAAGGACATACTGTAGATTCATCTCAGATTGAAAATGGTTCAACTGTGAAACCCCAACATACAAGCAGTGAAGCAATGGATTTAGATGATAATCCAAATCATCCGATGATCACTGAAAATGACAATGATACCGGGGCTCAATTTGGGATTTTTGGTGATGAGGTGGCAGTTGATTCATCATCCATGCGTACTTTGGCACCTCAGCTTTCCTCTGGAGATAGAAGCGCATCGTCTGCTCCCTTCTCAATCGTTGAGAATGGAGAACTCCAGGCAGATACTGGCGCAGACACAACCAAGAAACTCTCTTCTACTGATATTGAATTCAAGAGTCCGGGTGGCCaagaaaattttgagaaaaaccATAATGCAAGTATGGTTGATGTAGAGCCACAACCTCGTAATGACCCTTCACTCATGGTCAATCCTTTAGATTCACATGCAGAACTTCAGATCATTGGATCTAAAGGTGGTAAAGGTGCAGAAATTTTTTCTACTGTAGCGGGTGTTGGAGGTGAGAGAGAAAAAAGCTCCACACTTTTGTCCAAGGCAGTTAATTCAAATACTACTTCCACTGAAAGATCAGCTGATATCAGTGAAAATGGAGTTGTAGACTTGCCTGGTACCAAGCTGGCATCATCGGAGGTCTAG